In a genomic window of Ipomoea triloba cultivar NCNSP0323 chromosome 3, ASM357664v1:
- the LOC116013058 gene encoding putative late blight resistance protein homolog R1B-8 codes for MACVTLISLIRTLELEFLQRQSRVVLDDNQIIHFLHQSLSLLQALLEESEKKLWVSDDEAFKDLIARVKDITFKAEGDIESQVMEIVSMGDQPSSLEGLHQILQSLARDIDGIIECIKKRRNIKESYSPHQSVSSSNHDENIIVGGSTRGRISKLDEEDMVGHAMELARMKEMLLQGSPPERQVVSIVGMGGIGKTTFAKIIYDDLSIRSHFDLHGWTTVSQDHNLRKILHHLCHSIVQMTNDEINKVDTLDLANKLRQCLMGQRYLLVMDDVWDTKVWDDVQRCLPDDFNGSRILLTTRLKEVANYAGLSKYVCTLSFLNLDESWKLFYSKVSNEETLPVELEEIGRRIIHKCQGLPLAIVIVAGLLSKTENWESVASAINLSATSTLHEQCSKILTLSYSNLPYRLKSCFLYFSVFPEDYEMPTKDLIKLWIAEGFIKVDSERNLEEVASDYLQDLIGRNLVLISELSLLGNIKACRIHDLVYDLCLRKAKDEKLLSVIHEEIESVQLDETQPKCYEDGNRWYVGAIKHHCNLQTLIVQDHNANGSQDDVGREWLHGVWKSQSLRYIKFPFQFPKPHIDEDVVQENLQTLYWLPDFQCTKQFVLGIPNVQVLAIRCSVEEESEFEIQTWWENLCYLAKLKKLKWEAIAAFSILPNLEVLKLIRAECMGEEWETIDGGFLKLKFLFISDAELKYWNSTSDHFPVLERLALHYCYYLHEIPAGFVDVLTLQLIDLKACTPSLVESARQIRDEQENLYGYDELIV; via the exons ATGGCTTGTGTTACTCTCATCTCTCTTATCCGAACATTAGAGTTGGAGTTCTTACAACGCCAATCCCGTGTGGTTCTTGATGACAACCAAATCATCCACTTTCTTCATCAAAGCCTCTCTCTTTTGCAAGCCCTTCTTGAGGAATCAGAGAAAAAGCTTTGGGTTAGTGATGATGAGGCTTTTAAAGATCTGATTGCAAGAGTTAAGGACATAACTTTCAAAGCTGAAGGTGATATTGAATCTCAAGTAATGGAGATTGTTTCTATGGGGGATCAACCATCTTCTCTTGAAGGACTCCATCAAATCTTGCAAAGTCTTGCACGAGACATTGACGGGATTATCGAGTGCATTAAGAAAAGAAGAAACATTAAAGAGTCATATTCTCCTCATCAATCGGTTTCGTCATCAAACCATGATGAGAACATCATAGTTGGTGGTTCCACCCGAGGCCGGATTTCAAAGCTCGACGAAGAAGATATGGTAGGGCATGCCATGGAATTGGCTAGGATGAAGGAAATGCTCCTTCAAGGCTCACCTCCAGAACGACAAGTTGTGTCCATTGTCGGTATGGGAGGTATAGGCAAGACAACTTTCGCCAAAATAATCTATGATGATCTGTCAATTAGATCCCATTTTGACCTCCATGGTTGGACAACAGTGTCTCAAGATCATAATTTGAGAaaaattcttcatcatctttgtcATTCTATTGTACAAATGACTAATGATGAAATTAACAAGGTAGACACCCTTGACCTAGCAAACAAACTGCGCCAATGTCTAATGGGTCAAAGGTATCTACTTGTAATGGATGACGTATGGGACACTAAAGTTTGGGATGATGTCCAAAGATGTCTTCCAGATGATTTCAATGGTAGTCGAATATTGTTGACAACTCGACTCAAAGAGGTGGCAAACTATGCTGGTTTAAGTAAGTATGTTTGTACCttgtcatttttaaatttggatgAAAGTTGGAAGTTATTCTACTCTAAAGTTTCCAACGAGGAAACCTTGCCGGTAGAACTCGAAGAAATTGGGAGGCGCATTATTCATAAATGCCAAGGGTTGCCACTTGCTATTGTTATAGTTGCAGGGCTTCTATCAAAAACAGAAAATTGGGAAAGTGTTGCATCAGCAATAAATTTATCTGCCACTTCAACTCTTCATGAACAATGCTCAAAGATACTCACTTTGAGTTACAGCAATTTACCTTATCGTTTGAAATCTTGCTTTTTATACTTTAGTGTTTTTCCTGAAGATTATGAAATGCCCACAAAAGATCTTATCAAGTTATGGATTGCAGAGGGATTTATTAAAGTGGATAGCGAAAgaaacttggaagaagttgcCAGTGACTATCTACAAGATCTAATTGGCAGAAACTTAGTGCTTATTAGTGAGTTAAGTTTGTTGGGCAATATTAAGGCATGCAGAATTCATGATTTGGTATATGACTTGTGCTTGAGAAAAGCTAAAGATGAGAAGCTTTTGTCTGTTATTCATGAAGAGATTGAGAGTGTTCAGTTAGATGAAACCCAACCAAAGTGTTATGAAGATGGCAATCGCTG GTATGTAGGGGCTATAAAACATCATTGTAACCTACAAACATTAATTGTACAAGATCACAATGCTAATGGCTCTCAAGATGATGTGGGCAGAGAGTGGTTGCATGGTGTTTGGAAGTCTCAAAGCTTAAGGTACATCAAgtttccctttcaattcccaaAGCCGCATATTGATGAGGATGTTGTTCAAGAAAATTTGCAAACTCTTTATTGGTTGCCTGATTTTCAGTGTACGAAGCAATTTGTTTTGGGGATTCCAAATGTTCAAGTGTTAGCAATTAGATGTAGTGTTGAAGAAGAATCTGAATTTGAAATCCAAACTTGGTGGGAAAATCTTTGCTATTTAGCTAAGCTTAAGAAACTAAAA TGGGAAGCTATTGCCGCCTTTAGCATATTGCCAAATCTTGAAGTGCTCAAACTTATCCGTGCAGAGTGCATGGGAGAAGAGTGGGAAACTATTGATGGCGGCTTTCTTAAGTTGAAGTTTTTATTCATCAGTGATGCAGAATTGAAGTATTGGAATAGCACGAGTGATCATTTTCCTGTCCTTGAGCGCCTAGCCTTGCACTATTGCTATTATTTACATGAGATTCCTGCGGGTTTTGTAGATGTTTTGACATTACAATTGATTGATTTAAAAGCTTGTACTCCTTCTCTTGTGGAGTCAGCCCGGCAAATTCGTGATGAGCAAGAGAACTTATATGGATACGATGAGCTTATT GTTTGA
- the LOC116014395 gene encoding uncharacterized protein LOC116014395, producing the protein MDIQTAVVHTCRNTASILKSTTRIRSPAVRYCKSAVNLRLKPLKRNSRHFSMASSVRIVVVGDVHDDWDLEEDRKALQYLKPDLVLFTGDFGNENVDLVKSIADLEITKAVILGNHDAWNTSQFSGKEKDGVQLQLECLGDEHVGFRRMDLHTLKLSIIGGRPFSCGGSQLFRKKLLIARYAVHDMNRSAEKIYENAVGAPQDHSVIFLAHNGPTGLGSAVDDICGKDWWPEGGDHGDPDLAQAISRLKETAQLHAPLVVFGHMHKDLAYGGHRKMLVVGEDNTIYLNGAIVPRVKRVEKDNCTLRAFTIADILDGRVEKITETWVSVAGNNTTLEKEQLMFSR; encoded by the exons atggACATCCAAACCGCCGTCGTTCACACCTGCCGCAACACGGCTTCTATCCTGAAGTCCACCACGCGGATACGCTCGCCGGCTGTACGTTACTGCAAATCCGCCGTCAATCTCCGCCTAAAGCCGTTGAAGCGAAACAGTCGTCACTTCTCCATGGCCTCCTCCGTCCGAATCGTCGTCGTCGGAGATGTT CATGATGATTGGGACCTAGAAGAAGACAGGAAAGCTCTTCAATACTTGAAG CCAGATTTGGTGCTGTTCACAG GTGATTTTGGTAATGAAAATGTTGATCTAGTAAAAAGTATTGCTGATCTTGAAATCACAAAGGCTGTTATTTTGGGGAACCATGATGCCTGGAATACATCACAGTTTTCAGGAAA GGAAAAAGATGGTGTCCAACTTCAGCTAGAGTG TCTTGGTGATGAGCATGTTGGTTTCCGACGCATGGATCTCCATACATTGAAACTGAGTATCATTGGGGGAAGGCCATTCTCTTGTGGTGGTTCTCAACTGTTTCGAAAAAAGCTTCTCATTGCTAG ATATGCAGTTCATGATATGAACAGAAGTGCAGAGAAAATCTATGAAAATGCAGTGGGTGCTCCACAGGATCATTCAGTAATATTTCTTGCTCATAATGGTCCAACAG GTTTAGGTTCTGCAGTGGATGACATCTGTGGAAAGGATTGGTGGCCTGAAGGAGGTGACCACGGTGATCCAG ATCTAGCCCAAGCTATTTCCCGGTTAAAAGAGACTGCACAACTTCACGCCCCTCTGGTTGTGTTTGGTCACATGCATAAAGATCTGGCCTATGGAGGCCACCGGAAAATGTTGGTTGTTGGGGAAGATAACACCATATACCTGAACGGGGCCATTGTTCCGAGGGTGAAAAGAGTGGAAAAAGACAACTGCACACTGCGAGCCTTCACCATAGCCGATATTTTGGATGGAAGAGTGGAAAAGATTACAGAAACATGGGTTTCTGTTGCTGGCAACAATACAACATTAGAAAAAGAGCAACTAATGTTCAGTAGGTAA